A single genomic interval of Anopheles darlingi chromosome X, idAnoDarlMG_H_01, whole genome shotgun sequence harbors:
- the LOC125949254 gene encoding transmembrane protein 94 isoform X2: MAPSPAGQFGTEEQQQQQEYRGLSTPIALQRLHDDIEGMLAGYEDRFARLSCWEKIGSTFTGTSTSPLGWFPTVVTGLCVLSLVATAHYWSGGLLAVLLLLTLAVVVRENNLRRTEIYRKVRTVLREIRLGIELSTDWTPDNYPHLCSPLSPCVTLQWTYRDGRIVNLPWALLVRGDHIVMRPGQVAPGTCHEVSPGKRRFRCGETYGLQQSTEPPPRPIARSPLPDLDCMVETTPYLDILRTSLDCFLNRPETIINQQRELLITRCMQQWGFGCILLLTVTVGVLRCGGLYFHGKLATDWLNVLVLNPTAAVLPILPLVFPLLWVSINLWGVARLETLLATPHAVMRAQAQKSFQEDLDTPTGDLDHVQLPRQAVLHYWWKLVKGRSQLLGRSANVVQVLGTITALCCVDKKGILSWPNPTAEKVFFLRNAKDSDQNTEPSEQSSLNSQSSQKEPSGAIAEVLDLTHDQHSPFRLEFDDHDFKNHLTSLKPLGIAILVNTCCPLTQAHYAKFCGHVTAVAMLDKDLVPVTNRRCLCELAKQIGFSPQARDIFQLEGQISSYRHLQPDVVRRDIRFARSLQLATKVKVPFPHSLSVVMREINNGSLQLLTQGTADIVLDCCDDYWDGHDLQPLTEKERKRAQDFYQRSALTAYCTAFAYRPLRHGISGALSGGPQGNVAYLELPPESKHRRDLYQTRDRCSGLVEGIATTVPPAVTACCADQVLLPINDEEGRASMSIVSTGAGPRTGPGAAEMFHPTVPSLVPGLTSHHSISTDSLLFNDSRDDDISDVEGCYRMQSHQVFIGMVTMQYQAQTDIVQLIERLERACIRFVHFSKENELRSRVFSEKMGLESGWNCHISLLSDGGDTRASSPTKQHPSAAATAAAATTTAAPAPAQPPMRSPTMAPLFDDHSNGGMAGSRLLSSSAPGAISHSSSLVGPSSVRLHQPNLMGNSNSNSNSNSNSNSNSNSNSNSISRRSSCRSNASVHDGSQELMSVVRHPSADSAIDGGGDHGGDGMVGRIGGVSGGLSANGHSRSLSCLSDSTEQSAPINFDMSNRAKLPRGIENIRPHLESVDNVPLLVSLFTDCSAEATREMLNIMQQYGEIVVCLGSSASNSNSEIFLQGDCSIAVEPLYPQVCQEYPSYSEANIYGNRSRVAGDYYSTGYTTTNTTVSPVYLSRLLNAVPCSIATCRDDPISIVAVIELSRRFMAGLWSCVQYWACCGASLAIMNTVTAGLSLPPMIMPLHALYLMCVAVPLVALTLLRVEPDPALMKRATGKKQRTLHSRLVLFVLWCYGIKFAFAITFLVFAYCTCLSYPVRVFPLENRQPQAAAASVPGRLEQSDHGDLHVARSLILFGTVLHFVVISATFVHRDYNCIRRSPFTNLCWVTVVAGLLLFHLALLVLQITCDPYFWQQMEHHWVVPVYILIMTIFTFGASEFFKWEENKVNNRYIRRARLDFGTKLGMNSPF, encoded by the exons ATGGCCCCTAGTCCGGCTGGCCAATTCGGAACcgaggaacagcaacagcagcaagaataCCGTGGCCTGAGCACTCCGATTGCACTACAGCGACTGCACGATGACATCGAGGGAATGCTGGCCGGGTACGAGGATCGTTTCGCACGGTTATCGTGCTGGGAGAAGATTGGTTCCACGTTCACCGGCACCTCGACCAGCCCGCTCGGTTGGTTCCCGACGGTCGTGACCGGGCTGTGCGTATTGTCGCTCGTGGCCACCGCCCACTACTGGTCGGGTGGTCTGCTGGCGGTGCTACTCCTGTTAAccctggccgtcgtcgtccgggagAACAATCTCCGCAGGACGGAGATCTACCGCAAGGTGCGCACGGTACTGCGCGAGATCCGGCTCGGGATCGAGCTGAGCACCGACTGGACACCGGACAACTACCCGCACTTGTGTAGCCCACTGTCACCGTGCGTTACGCTGCAGTGGACGTATCGGGACGGTCGCATCGTTAACCTACCGTGGGCGCTGCTCGTGCGCGGTGACCATATCGTAATGCGACCTGGTCAGGTCGCACCCGGCACCTGCCACGAGGTATCTCCCGGTAAACGTCGGTTTCGCTGCGGCGAAACGTACGGGCTGCAGCAATCGACCGAGCCACCGCCCCGGCCGATTGCCCGATCGCCACTGCCGGACCTGGACTGTATGGTCGAAACCACACCTTACCTCGACATACTGCGCACCTCACTCGATTGTTTCCTGAATCGACCGGAAACGATAATAAACCAGCAGCGGGAGCTACTGATTACGCGCTGTATGCAGCAGTGGGGCTTCGGCTGTATCCTGCTgctcaccgtcaccgttggAGTGCTGCGCTGCGGTGGGCTCTACTTTCACGGTAAGCTGGCGACCGACTGGCTGAACGTACTGGTGCTCAATCCGACGGCTGCCGTGCTGCCCATCCTACCGCTCGTCTTTCCGCTGCTTTGGGTCTCAATTAATCTGTGGGGGGTGGCGCGACTCGAGACGCTCCTCGCAACGCCACACGCAGTCATGCGTGCCCAGGCGCAGAAGTCATTCCAGGAGGATCTCGACACACCGACCGGCGATCTCGATCACGTTCAGTTGCCGCGCCAGGCCGTGCTGCACTACTGGTGGAAGCTGGTAAAGggtcgctcgcagctactcggGCGCAGCGCTAACGTCGTCCAGGTGCTCGGCACCATTACG GCACTGTGCTGCGTCGATAAAAAGGGTATTCTATCGTGGCCAAATCCGACGGCGGAGAAGGTGTTCTTCCTGCGCAACGCCAAGGATAGCGACCAAAACACGGAGCCATCCGAGCAGAGCAGCCTCAACTCGCAG AGCTCCCAAAAAGAACCAAGCGGTGCAATAGCGGAGGTATTGGACCTCACTCACGATCAGCACAGTCCGTTTCGGCTGGAATTCGACGATCACGACTTCAAGAACCACCTAACGTCGCTGAAACCGCTAG GGATCGCCATCCTGGTCAACACATGCTGCCCCCTGACGCAAGCACACTACGCCAAGTTTTGCGGTCACGTGACGGCCGTGGCCATGCTCGACAAGGACCTGGTGCCGGTCACCAATCG CCGTTGTCTTTGCGAATTGGCCAAACAGATTGGCTTTTCGCCGCAAGCGCGCGACATTTTTCAGCTCGAGGGCCAAATTTCCAGCTATCGACACCTG CAACCGGATGTGGTACGGCGCGACATCCGGTTCGCCAGATCGCTGCAGCTGGCAACGAAGGTGAAGGTGCCGTTCCCGCACTCACTGTCGGTGGTGATGCGCGAGATCAACAACGGGTCACTGCAGTTGTTGACCCAGGGCACGGCTGACATCGTACTGGACTGTTGCGATGACTACTGGGACGGGCACGATCTGCAGCCACTGACCGAGAAGGAGCGCAAGCGAGCACAGGACTTTTACCAGCGGTCTGCCCTCACCGCCTACTGTACCGCCTTCGCCTACCGACCGCTGCGCCACGGTATTAGCGGGGCACTGTCCGGTGGGCCGCAGGGGAATGTCGCCTATCTGGAGCTGCCACCGGAGAGCAAGCACAGGCGGGATCTGTACCAGACGCGCGACCGTTGCAGCGGGCTGGTCGAGGGAATCGCGACAACTGTGCCCCCCGCTGTGACCGCTTGCTGTGCCGatcaggtgctgctgccgatcaACGACGAAGAAGGTCGGGCTAGTATGTCCATCGTGAgcactggtgctggtcctCGCACCGGTCCCGGAGCGGCAGAGATGTTCCATCCGACGGTACCATCGCTTGTACCGGGACTGACAAGTCACCATTCCATCTCCACCGACTCGCTACTGTTCAACGATTCCCGGGATGACGATATCTCGGACGTGGAGGGTTGCTATCGAATGCAGAGCCACCAGGTGTTCATCGGCATGGTGACGATGCAGTACCAGGCGCAGACCGATATCGTGCAGTTGATCGAGCGGCTCGAACGGGCCTGCATCCGATTCGTGCACTTCAGCAAGGAGAACGAGCTCCGTTCGCGCGTCTTCTCCGAGAAGATGGGACTCGAGAGTGGCTGGAACTGCCACATCTCGCTGCTGAGCGATGGTGGCGATACGAGGGCCTCCTCGCCGACCAAACAGCATCCGTCTGCGGCTGCGACTGCGGCTGCCGCTACAACTACGGCAGCGCCTGCACCAGCCCAGCCTCCTATGCGCAGTCCCACCATGGCTCCGCTGTTCGATGATCATAGCAATGGCGGTATGGCGGGCAGTCGGCTGCTGAGTTCGTCGGCCCCGGGTGCGATCTCACATTCGAGCAGCCTCGTAGGCCCGTCCAGCGTTCGCCTCCATCAACCGAACCTCATgggcaacagtaacagcaacagcaacagcaacagcaacagcaacagtaacagcaacagcaacagcaacagcatcagcaggagaagcagctGCAGAAGCAACGCCAGTGTGCACGATGGTTCCCAGGAACTGATGTCGGTGGTGCGCCACCCGTCGGCTGATTCGGCTATCGATGGGGGCGGTGACCATGGCGGTGATGGGATGGTGGGTCGGATCGGAGGGGTCAGTGGAGGACTGAGTGCGAACGGCCATTCGCGATCGCTCAGCTGCCTGAGCGACAGCACCGAGCAGAGCGCACCGATCAACTTCGACATGTCGAACCGTGCCAAGCTGCCGCGCGGCATCGAGAACATTCGGCCGCACCTGGAGAGTGTGGACAacgtgccgctgctggtgtccCTGTTTACCGACTGCTCAGCCGAGGCGACCCGCGAAATGCTCAACATCATGCAACAGTACGGTGAGATTGTGGTCTGTCTCGGCTCGTCCGCCTCGAACTCCAACTCGGAGATCTTCCTGCAGGGTGACTGTTCGATCGCGGTCGAACCACTGTACCCGCAGGTGTGCCAGGAATACCCCTCCTACAGTGAGGCCAACATCTACGGTAACCGGTCGCGGGTGGCGGGAGACTACTACAGCACCGGTTACACCACAACCAATACGACCGTGTCGCCGGTTTACCTCAGCCGCCTGCTGAATGCGGTCCCGTGTTCGATCGCTACCTGCCGGGACGATCCGATTTCGATCGTAGCGGTAATCGAGCTGTCGCGCCGCTTCATGGCTGGACTGTGGAGCTGCGTGCAGTACTGGGCGTGCTGCGGGGCTTCGCTCGCCATCATGAACACGGTGACGGCGGGGCTGTCGCTGCCACCGATGATCATGCCGCTGCACGCCCTCTACCTGATGTGCGTCGCAGTGCCACTGGTCGCCCTGACGCTGCTCCGCGTCGAACCAGATCCAGCCTTGATGAAGCGGGCAACCGGGAAGAAGCAGCGTACGCTCCACTCGCGTCTCGTCCTGTTTGTGCTCTGGTGCTACGGGATCAAGTTCGCGTTCGCCATTACCTTCCTTGTCTTCGCCTACTGTACCTGCCTGTCATATCCGGTTCGGGTGTTCCCGCTCGAGAACCGGCAACCGCAGGCGGCCGCAGCGAGCGTGCCGGGTCGGCTGGAGCAGTCCGATCACGGTGATCTGCACGTCGCCCGTTCCCTCATCCTGTTCGGCACCGTGCTCCACTTTGTCGTCATCTCCGCGACGTTCGTCCACCGGGACTACAACTGCATCCGGCGCAGCCCGTTCACCAACCTTTGCTGGGTAACGGTTGTGGCtgggctgctgctcttccacCTTGCCCTGCTCGTGCTGCAGATCACCTGCGATCCGTACTTCTGGCAGCAGATGGAGCACCACTGGGTGGTCCCTGTGTACATTCTTATCATGACGATCTTCACCTTCGGCGCCAGTGAGTTCTTCAAATGGGAAGAGAACAA GGTGAACAACCGCTACATCCGCCGGGCAAGGCTAGATTTTGGCACCAAGCTTGGTATGAACTCACCGTTCTAA
- the LOC125949254 gene encoding transmembrane protein 94 isoform X1, with the protein MAPSPAGQFGTEEQQQQQEYRGLSTPIALQRLHDDIEGMLAGYEDRFARLSCWEKIGSTFTGTSTSPLGWFPTVVTGLCVLSLVATAHYWSGGLLAVLLLLTLAVVVRENNLRRTEIYRKVRTVLREIRLGIELSTDWTPDNYPHLCSPLSPCVTLQWTYRDGRIVNLPWALLVRGDHIVMRPGQVAPGTCHEVSPGKRRFRCGETYGLQQSTEPPPRPIARSPLPDLDCMVETTPYLDILRTSLDCFLNRPETIINQQRELLITRCMQQWGFGCILLLTVTVGVLRCGGLYFHGKLATDWLNVLVLNPTAAVLPILPLVFPLLWVSINLWGVARLETLLATPHAVMRAQAQKSFQEDLDTPTGDLDHVQLPRQAVLHYWWKLVKGRSQLLGRSANVVQVLGTITALCCVDKKGILSWPNPTAEKVFFLRNAKDSDQNTEPSEQSSLNSQSSQKEPSGAIAEVLDLTHDQHSPFRLEFDDHDFKNHLTSLKPLGIAILVNTCCPLTQAHYAKFCGHVTAVAMLDKDLVPVTNRYAIVESSLNCFMHGRCLCELAKQIGFSPQARDIFQLEGQISSYRHLQPDVVRRDIRFARSLQLATKVKVPFPHSLSVVMREINNGSLQLLTQGTADIVLDCCDDYWDGHDLQPLTEKERKRAQDFYQRSALTAYCTAFAYRPLRHGISGALSGGPQGNVAYLELPPESKHRRDLYQTRDRCSGLVEGIATTVPPAVTACCADQVLLPINDEEGRASMSIVSTGAGPRTGPGAAEMFHPTVPSLVPGLTSHHSISTDSLLFNDSRDDDISDVEGCYRMQSHQVFIGMVTMQYQAQTDIVQLIERLERACIRFVHFSKENELRSRVFSEKMGLESGWNCHISLLSDGGDTRASSPTKQHPSAAATAAAATTTAAPAPAQPPMRSPTMAPLFDDHSNGGMAGSRLLSSSAPGAISHSSSLVGPSSVRLHQPNLMGNSNSNSNSNSNSNSNSNSNSNSISRRSSCRSNASVHDGSQELMSVVRHPSADSAIDGGGDHGGDGMVGRIGGVSGGLSANGHSRSLSCLSDSTEQSAPINFDMSNRAKLPRGIENIRPHLESVDNVPLLVSLFTDCSAEATREMLNIMQQYGEIVVCLGSSASNSNSEIFLQGDCSIAVEPLYPQVCQEYPSYSEANIYGNRSRVAGDYYSTGYTTTNTTVSPVYLSRLLNAVPCSIATCRDDPISIVAVIELSRRFMAGLWSCVQYWACCGASLAIMNTVTAGLSLPPMIMPLHALYLMCVAVPLVALTLLRVEPDPALMKRATGKKQRTLHSRLVLFVLWCYGIKFAFAITFLVFAYCTCLSYPVRVFPLENRQPQAAAASVPGRLEQSDHGDLHVARSLILFGTVLHFVVISATFVHRDYNCIRRSPFTNLCWVTVVAGLLLFHLALLVLQITCDPYFWQQMEHHWVVPVYILIMTIFTFGASEFFKWEENKVNNRYIRRARLDFGTKLGMNSPF; encoded by the exons ATGGCCCCTAGTCCGGCTGGCCAATTCGGAACcgaggaacagcaacagcagcaagaataCCGTGGCCTGAGCACTCCGATTGCACTACAGCGACTGCACGATGACATCGAGGGAATGCTGGCCGGGTACGAGGATCGTTTCGCACGGTTATCGTGCTGGGAGAAGATTGGTTCCACGTTCACCGGCACCTCGACCAGCCCGCTCGGTTGGTTCCCGACGGTCGTGACCGGGCTGTGCGTATTGTCGCTCGTGGCCACCGCCCACTACTGGTCGGGTGGTCTGCTGGCGGTGCTACTCCTGTTAAccctggccgtcgtcgtccgggagAACAATCTCCGCAGGACGGAGATCTACCGCAAGGTGCGCACGGTACTGCGCGAGATCCGGCTCGGGATCGAGCTGAGCACCGACTGGACACCGGACAACTACCCGCACTTGTGTAGCCCACTGTCACCGTGCGTTACGCTGCAGTGGACGTATCGGGACGGTCGCATCGTTAACCTACCGTGGGCGCTGCTCGTGCGCGGTGACCATATCGTAATGCGACCTGGTCAGGTCGCACCCGGCACCTGCCACGAGGTATCTCCCGGTAAACGTCGGTTTCGCTGCGGCGAAACGTACGGGCTGCAGCAATCGACCGAGCCACCGCCCCGGCCGATTGCCCGATCGCCACTGCCGGACCTGGACTGTATGGTCGAAACCACACCTTACCTCGACATACTGCGCACCTCACTCGATTGTTTCCTGAATCGACCGGAAACGATAATAAACCAGCAGCGGGAGCTACTGATTACGCGCTGTATGCAGCAGTGGGGCTTCGGCTGTATCCTGCTgctcaccgtcaccgttggAGTGCTGCGCTGCGGTGGGCTCTACTTTCACGGTAAGCTGGCGACCGACTGGCTGAACGTACTGGTGCTCAATCCGACGGCTGCCGTGCTGCCCATCCTACCGCTCGTCTTTCCGCTGCTTTGGGTCTCAATTAATCTGTGGGGGGTGGCGCGACTCGAGACGCTCCTCGCAACGCCACACGCAGTCATGCGTGCCCAGGCGCAGAAGTCATTCCAGGAGGATCTCGACACACCGACCGGCGATCTCGATCACGTTCAGTTGCCGCGCCAGGCCGTGCTGCACTACTGGTGGAAGCTGGTAAAGggtcgctcgcagctactcggGCGCAGCGCTAACGTCGTCCAGGTGCTCGGCACCATTACG GCACTGTGCTGCGTCGATAAAAAGGGTATTCTATCGTGGCCAAATCCGACGGCGGAGAAGGTGTTCTTCCTGCGCAACGCCAAGGATAGCGACCAAAACACGGAGCCATCCGAGCAGAGCAGCCTCAACTCGCAG AGCTCCCAAAAAGAACCAAGCGGTGCAATAGCGGAGGTATTGGACCTCACTCACGATCAGCACAGTCCGTTTCGGCTGGAATTCGACGATCACGACTTCAAGAACCACCTAACGTCGCTGAAACCGCTAG GGATCGCCATCCTGGTCAACACATGCTGCCCCCTGACGCAAGCACACTACGCCAAGTTTTGCGGTCACGTGACGGCCGTGGCCATGCTCGACAAGGACCTGGTGCCGGTCACCAATCGGTATGCGATTGTTGAGTCGAGTTTGAATTGCTTTATGCATGG CCGTTGTCTTTGCGAATTGGCCAAACAGATTGGCTTTTCGCCGCAAGCGCGCGACATTTTTCAGCTCGAGGGCCAAATTTCCAGCTATCGACACCTG CAACCGGATGTGGTACGGCGCGACATCCGGTTCGCCAGATCGCTGCAGCTGGCAACGAAGGTGAAGGTGCCGTTCCCGCACTCACTGTCGGTGGTGATGCGCGAGATCAACAACGGGTCACTGCAGTTGTTGACCCAGGGCACGGCTGACATCGTACTGGACTGTTGCGATGACTACTGGGACGGGCACGATCTGCAGCCACTGACCGAGAAGGAGCGCAAGCGAGCACAGGACTTTTACCAGCGGTCTGCCCTCACCGCCTACTGTACCGCCTTCGCCTACCGACCGCTGCGCCACGGTATTAGCGGGGCACTGTCCGGTGGGCCGCAGGGGAATGTCGCCTATCTGGAGCTGCCACCGGAGAGCAAGCACAGGCGGGATCTGTACCAGACGCGCGACCGTTGCAGCGGGCTGGTCGAGGGAATCGCGACAACTGTGCCCCCCGCTGTGACCGCTTGCTGTGCCGatcaggtgctgctgccgatcaACGACGAAGAAGGTCGGGCTAGTATGTCCATCGTGAgcactggtgctggtcctCGCACCGGTCCCGGAGCGGCAGAGATGTTCCATCCGACGGTACCATCGCTTGTACCGGGACTGACAAGTCACCATTCCATCTCCACCGACTCGCTACTGTTCAACGATTCCCGGGATGACGATATCTCGGACGTGGAGGGTTGCTATCGAATGCAGAGCCACCAGGTGTTCATCGGCATGGTGACGATGCAGTACCAGGCGCAGACCGATATCGTGCAGTTGATCGAGCGGCTCGAACGGGCCTGCATCCGATTCGTGCACTTCAGCAAGGAGAACGAGCTCCGTTCGCGCGTCTTCTCCGAGAAGATGGGACTCGAGAGTGGCTGGAACTGCCACATCTCGCTGCTGAGCGATGGTGGCGATACGAGGGCCTCCTCGCCGACCAAACAGCATCCGTCTGCGGCTGCGACTGCGGCTGCCGCTACAACTACGGCAGCGCCTGCACCAGCCCAGCCTCCTATGCGCAGTCCCACCATGGCTCCGCTGTTCGATGATCATAGCAATGGCGGTATGGCGGGCAGTCGGCTGCTGAGTTCGTCGGCCCCGGGTGCGATCTCACATTCGAGCAGCCTCGTAGGCCCGTCCAGCGTTCGCCTCCATCAACCGAACCTCATgggcaacagtaacagcaacagcaacagcaacagcaacagcaacagtaacagcaacagcaacagcaacagcatcagcaggagaagcagctGCAGAAGCAACGCCAGTGTGCACGATGGTTCCCAGGAACTGATGTCGGTGGTGCGCCACCCGTCGGCTGATTCGGCTATCGATGGGGGCGGTGACCATGGCGGTGATGGGATGGTGGGTCGGATCGGAGGGGTCAGTGGAGGACTGAGTGCGAACGGCCATTCGCGATCGCTCAGCTGCCTGAGCGACAGCACCGAGCAGAGCGCACCGATCAACTTCGACATGTCGAACCGTGCCAAGCTGCCGCGCGGCATCGAGAACATTCGGCCGCACCTGGAGAGTGTGGACAacgtgccgctgctggtgtccCTGTTTACCGACTGCTCAGCCGAGGCGACCCGCGAAATGCTCAACATCATGCAACAGTACGGTGAGATTGTGGTCTGTCTCGGCTCGTCCGCCTCGAACTCCAACTCGGAGATCTTCCTGCAGGGTGACTGTTCGATCGCGGTCGAACCACTGTACCCGCAGGTGTGCCAGGAATACCCCTCCTACAGTGAGGCCAACATCTACGGTAACCGGTCGCGGGTGGCGGGAGACTACTACAGCACCGGTTACACCACAACCAATACGACCGTGTCGCCGGTTTACCTCAGCCGCCTGCTGAATGCGGTCCCGTGTTCGATCGCTACCTGCCGGGACGATCCGATTTCGATCGTAGCGGTAATCGAGCTGTCGCGCCGCTTCATGGCTGGACTGTGGAGCTGCGTGCAGTACTGGGCGTGCTGCGGGGCTTCGCTCGCCATCATGAACACGGTGACGGCGGGGCTGTCGCTGCCACCGATGATCATGCCGCTGCACGCCCTCTACCTGATGTGCGTCGCAGTGCCACTGGTCGCCCTGACGCTGCTCCGCGTCGAACCAGATCCAGCCTTGATGAAGCGGGCAACCGGGAAGAAGCAGCGTACGCTCCACTCGCGTCTCGTCCTGTTTGTGCTCTGGTGCTACGGGATCAAGTTCGCGTTCGCCATTACCTTCCTTGTCTTCGCCTACTGTACCTGCCTGTCATATCCGGTTCGGGTGTTCCCGCTCGAGAACCGGCAACCGCAGGCGGCCGCAGCGAGCGTGCCGGGTCGGCTGGAGCAGTCCGATCACGGTGATCTGCACGTCGCCCGTTCCCTCATCCTGTTCGGCACCGTGCTCCACTTTGTCGTCATCTCCGCGACGTTCGTCCACCGGGACTACAACTGCATCCGGCGCAGCCCGTTCACCAACCTTTGCTGGGTAACGGTTGTGGCtgggctgctgctcttccacCTTGCCCTGCTCGTGCTGCAGATCACCTGCGATCCGTACTTCTGGCAGCAGATGGAGCACCACTGGGTGGTCCCTGTGTACATTCTTATCATGACGATCTTCACCTTCGGCGCCAGTGAGTTCTTCAAATGGGAAGAGAACAA GGTGAACAACCGCTACATCCGCCGGGCAAGGCTAGATTTTGGCACCAAGCTTGGTATGAACTCACCGTTCTAA